Part of the Corynebacterium canis genome is shown below.
GAGCTGGCAGTTCGGGCCAAGCAACGTGCGATCTCCGATCACCACCTCGGCGGTGTCCAGCACCGTCAACCCGGCATTAATAAACACGTCTTTGCCGATGTGGGTGTGCACTCCGTAATCGAAAAACACGGGTGGCAGGAGGCGGAGGCAGGAAGGTGCCGTGCCAAGCAGGCGTTGCTGGATCTGGGCTTGCTCGCCGCGGGCGAAGCGGGATGTGGCGTTATATTCCTCGCACAGATGCGCGGCCGCTTCGGCGTGGGGGCCAAGGTGCGGGCTGGCCGGAATGTGCCATTGCCCGCTGGCGAGATCTTCAAGGGTGGCGTCGCGTTCAATCATGGGACCACGTTTCCTTTGCGCGTGGTGTTAGGGCTTGCTGGTTCGAAATTGTACCTGGGAGGGAAGTTTGGTTGTGTGCAGCCGTTGACCTGCGATCGTCCGGATTTTCTTCATTGGGGTGTCCAACGAAGAATGGAAAGACGAGCTGCGGCGTTTTTGGGCTGTCATCTCTCAGGACCTTGGTAACAACCTGTTTCATCACCTTGGTGACAACCTGTCTCATGTCCTTGGTAACAGTCTGTCTCATGGCCTTGGATGCAACGAGTCTCATGACCGTGGAAACGATTTTGGTGGTGTTCGTTTTCAATTAGGTGCATGGTTCGTCCTCTTTCGCCGAATGTGCGGCGTTTAATTGTTGAATTTGATCCGTGTGCCGCGAACGGCATGAGTATTACGGAGTTTTGTGCGGTTCATGGCATTAGCCGGAAAACGTATTATGCGATCAAAAAGCGTTTTGAGCAGGAAGGATTTGGGGCGCTGCATCCGCGGTCGAGTGCGCCGCATAAGCCTGCGACTACCTATGATGAGGCTACGGTGTCGATGGTGCTTGCGATGCGGGARCGGCTTGGCCAATTTGGTTGGGATAATGGGCCGCGATCCATTTGGTATGCGTTGATTGATCAGCCGAATGTGGTGCAGCCGATTCCTTCGGTGTCGACGATTGCTCGGATTCTGGCTGCTGCGGGTGTGGTCGCGAAGAATCCCCGGAAGCGGCCTCGCTCATCGATAGTGCGCTTCGAGCGATCCTGTGCCATGGAGTTGTGGCAGCTGGATGCGTTTTCCTATCGGCTCGCTACTCCGGCGGGCACTGTGATCACGATTTACCAGCTCATCGATGATGCAACCCGATTTGATGTGGGTACTACGTATGGCACCAAGCCGGAAAATGGGGCAGATGCGTTGAACTGTGTAGTTAACGCGATCCGTGTCTATGGGGTACCGCGCCAATTGCTGAGCGATAATGGTGGCGCGTTTAATCAGATTCGCCGGGGCCGGATCACTGCGCTGCATCGGTTTCTTGCCGTCAAGGGTTGTGAGGCCATTACTGGCCGGGCGGATCATCCCCAAACCCAAGGCAAAAACGAACGCTCCCATCAAACCTTGGTGAAGTTCCTTGATGCGCACAAGCCCAGTACTGAGGCCAAATTGAAGGAATTGCTCAGTGAATACCGGGAGTACTACAACAACAAGCGGAGGCATCAAGCACTCGGGGGTATGACCCCGAAACAGGCCTGGGACAGCATCGAACACCGCCCTAGTAGCGGCGAGCCCATCACCCAGGAGCAATTGACTGCAGAGATTGAAAAATACCGGCAGGCCCGTTCGAGCGAGTCCCCCAGCGCTGCAGATGGCCTCGACCAGGATCCAGCAATGCTGTACATCAAACCCTCGTCCAGACCACGTTTCGCGCTCGCGGGGTACTACATCAATATCCCCAAACGGCTTACCGATAAGCACTACTACGTCGTTCACACCGACGATGAA
Proteins encoded:
- a CDS encoding sugar O-acetyltransferase translates to MIERDATLEDLASGQWHIPASPHLGPHAEAAAHLCEEYNATSRFARGEQAQIQQRLLGTAPSCLRLLPPVFFDYGVHTHIGKDVFINAGLTVLDTAEVVIGDRTLLGPNCQLITVGHPVDNIELRRQGWEKGQPIRIGEDCWLGAGVIVLPGVTIGDRCTIGAGAVVTRDISADSIAVGNPARVIRQRDAEKSTPE
- a CDS encoding helix-turn-helix domain-containing protein, whose amino-acid sequence is MVRPLSPNVRRLIVEFDPCAANGMSITEFCAVHGISRKTYYAIKKRFEQEGFGALHPRSSAPHKPATTYDEATVSMVLAMRERLGQFGWDNGPRSIWYALIDQPNVVQPIPSVSTIARILAAAGVVAKNPRKRPRSSIVRFERSCAMELWQLDAFSYRLATPAGTVITIYQLIDDATRFDVGTTYGTKPENGADALNCVVNAIRVYGVPRQLLSDNGGAFNQIRRGRITALHRFLAVKGCEAITGRADHPQTQGKNERSHQTLVKFLDAHKPSTEAKLKELLSEYREYYNNKRRHQALGGMTPKQAWDSIEHRPSSGEPITQEQLTAEIEKYRQARSSESPSAADGLDQDPAMLYIKPSSRPRFALAGYYINIPKRLTDKHYYVVHTDDEYALFDSVDGVMVLRIPLPLNVLGEPIGATVPLWKIIGAYLHEAPPWFLKRQQQWLQQHPTAAAELED